The DNA segment ACATTCCTCTTAGTTCAGTTTTCGTGTCAGAGACAAGCACCGACAAGGTACATCTCTATTAGAATTGAACATGGAACTCTAGCTTAGGCCAATACATAAAATCAGACAAAGTTGTTCTTGCTCTCTTATGTTTTTACGGTATCTTAATAGGTTCCAAATGCGTCACCAACGGCTGCTTCTGCGAGCTCTGATATGTATGGTGCTGCAGTTTTAGACGCCTGTGAGCAGATTATAGCAAGAATTGAGCCTGTTGCATCGAAGCACAACTTCAACACATTCGCTGAGGTATATTCTTTGTCTCTtgcattttcattaaactcagACCAGTTTGAACCCTGTTATGATGAAAACTCTCTCTTCCATGTGACTGTATATGTAGCTGGTAAGTGCCTGCTACTTTCAACGGATAGACCTATCAGCTCACGGATTCCACATCGTTCCGGAAATTGGATTTGACTGGATATCTGGAAAAGGGAATGCGTTTAGATACTACACATACGGAGCTGCCTTTGCTGAAGTTGAGATAGACACGCTGACTGGTGATTTTCACACAAGAGCAGCTGATATAATGCTGGACCTCGGATATTCTCTTAACCCTGCCATTGATGTTGGACAAGTGCGTCTTCTTCTCTCACACCCTCAAACGCATTTTTGCTAtctttaaaaaggaaaaaatgttttatttgaaGTCACTATTTGCAGATAGAAGGAGCTTTTGTACAAGGACTAGGTTGGGTAGCTCTAGAAGAACTCAAATGGGGAGATGCAGCTCATAAATGGATTCGACCGGGAACTTTACTCACTTGCGGACCAGGAAACTACAAGATACCTTCCATTAACGACGTTCCGTTCAACCTGAATGTTTCTCTTCTCAAGGTACGCAACAAGCTTTAAATTGGTATGCAACAAACACATTTGAACTATCTGAAGCTGAGATTGTCCTTTGTTTGAAACAGGGGAATCCGAACTTAAAGGCGATTCATTCATCTAAAGCAGTAGGTGAGCCACCGTTCTTTCTTGCATCATCAGTCTTCTTTGCGATCAAGGAAGCCATCAAAGCTGCTAGAACCGAGGTGGGTCTCACCAAGTGGTTCCCTCTGGAGACTCCAGCCACTCCAGAGCGTATCAGAATGGCTTGTTTCGATGAGTTTTCAGCTCCTTTTGTAAGCTCAGACTTCTCCCCTAAGCTTAGTGTTTAAGCTTATATCGAACAGTGATAAAGTTTATGTAAGTTGTTTCCACTCACCAAATAAATGTACATTTACAAAGATAATCTTTATAGATAACAGCAACTTTGTTTTCGTTGCGTGCCTTGAGCTTTGAACTTTGGTGGCTTCCACCTTTTcctgtgtttttttctttctcatttcaGTGATCACATTCTTCAAAAACCGAAAAATGTAAGTTGGGGTATCCCAGGTCTACAGAACGACCAGACTAATAGGTCAAACCCTCTGTATATTCAAATTAGACCTAAAACATGATCTCATATCCAAAAAGGTAAGTTCGTTTTAGCAGTTTAGTACTTACCTCTTCAGCGAATTTCTCGTTGTAAGCAATAACATCTGCTAAGGACCTGACGGGTGACTTCACAAGATCTTTAAGATATGCATTGAGTGACATCTTGAACTCAGCCAAGAGTGCTGTCCTTTCACCGCTCTTAGTCCAATCCTTAATGACTTCCATGTTCGGTATCGACAGATCTTCAATGACGGTGGCGCCTTCTCGTCTTCATTAAAGAAAGATAGTGATTTGATTGAATGACAATGGAGACtataagaagaaaagaaaagctttaCCTTAACATTTCAATGGGATGATCAAGAAGAGAATGCTTCATAACGACCCCTAGTCTCTTCCCCTTAAGGCCACTAGCTGTCAGAAACTGCTTGTAACCGCCTTTGGGTATGAACTGGGATGCAGTCTTCGTGGCTTCGTCCAAGGGATCATAACCCACAATAGCATCAAGGAGAATAACAGCATCCGAAACTGTCCTACATATCGGCCTAACGTTGCAAACACACAAACTTAGTACAAAAAAATCACTAGTAAAGTTGGGTGCTATCTAAGTCTTACTCTTACCCTACACTGTCCTGTCTCAAGGAGACAGGAACAACACCGCCTCGGCTAGTCAGCCCGACAGTCGGTTTAAACCCGACCACCGAGTTCTGACTCGATGGACAGAGGATGGAACCATCGGTTTCAGTCCCAAGTGACACAGCCACAAGATTAGCCGCCACGGATATAGCTGAACCACTACTTGAC comes from the Brassica rapa cultivar Chiifu-401-42 chromosome A01, CAAS_Brap_v3.01, whole genome shotgun sequence genome and includes:
- the LOC103833589 gene encoding probable amidase At4g34880, with amino-acid sequence MLTSTFSIQEATIQDIRLAFNEKRLTSKQLVEFYLEEISNLNPILFAVIETNPDALIQAEKADREREVKDVTTELPFLHGVPILLKDLISTKDKLNTTAGSLALFGSVVPRDAGVVKRLRDSGAVILGKASLSEWAHFRSFAIPSGWSARGLQGKNPYVLTADPCGSSSGSAISVAANLVAVSLGTETDGSILCPSSQNSVVGFKPTVGLTSRGGVVPVSLRQDSVGPICRTVSDAVILLDAIVGYDPLDEATKTASQFIPKGGYKQFLTASGLKGKRLGVVMKHSLLDHPIEMLRREGATVIEDLSIPNMEVIKDWTKSGERTALLAEFKMSLNAYLKDLVKSPVRSLADVIAYNEKFAEEEKVEATKVQSSRHATKTKLLLSIKIIFVNVHLFGEWKQLT